The following are encoded together in the Parabacteroides chongii genome:
- a CDS encoding Gfo/Idh/MocA family protein: MTTNNKIRFGVVGTNFITDWVIAGARQDERFELAAVYSRTQERADEFAAKHQIPYTFTSLEEMAQSPLIDAVYIASPNFLHAAQSILCMKYGKHVLCEKPFASNALEAKKMIEASHTYNVTLMEAMKPTLTPNFRAVRDNLSRLGTIRRYFSCYCQYSSRYDKYKEGIVLNAFKPELSNGAMMDIGIYTLYPMVVLFGRPKKVEATGIVLSSGADGQGAVNFLYDEMNATILYSKIANSYLPTEIQGEEGNINLDRINIIGKVTYTPRIPAGAGKTAISEPIDISAVTDKNEYYYEVAEFLNLIQAGERESSINSHDNSLITLEIIDEIRRQLGIVYPADK; encoded by the coding sequence ATGACAACGAATAACAAGATACGTTTCGGTGTAGTCGGAACGAATTTTATAACAGACTGGGTGATTGCCGGGGCACGGCAGGATGAACGTTTTGAGTTGGCGGCCGTTTATTCACGAACACAGGAGCGGGCGGATGAATTTGCTGCCAAACATCAGATTCCTTATACTTTTACCTCTTTGGAGGAAATGGCACAAAGTCCGCTGATCGATGCTGTTTATATTGCATCTCCTAATTTTTTGCATGCGGCACAGAGTATCCTTTGCATGAAATACGGCAAGCATGTCTTGTGTGAAAAACCTTTTGCCTCGAATGCGCTGGAAGCGAAAAAGATGATTGAGGCTTCCCATACATATAACGTAACGTTGATGGAGGCGATGAAGCCGACATTGACCCCGAACTTCCGTGCCGTCCGTGATAATCTGAGCCGTTTGGGAACGATACGCCGTTATTTCTCTTGCTATTGCCAGTATTCCTCACGTTATGATAAGTATAAGGAAGGGATCGTATTGAATGCCTTTAAGCCGGAATTGTCGAACGGGGCGATGATGGATATAGGTATCTATACGCTTTATCCGATGGTGGTCCTGTTCGGACGACCGAAGAAAGTGGAAGCAACGGGTATTGTACTTTCCTCCGGAGCAGACGGACAAGGGGCGGTGAATTTCCTGTATGATGAGATGAATGCGACTATCCTTTATTCAAAGATTGCTAATTCCTATCTGCCTACGGAGATACAGGGTGAGGAGGGAAATATCAATCTGGATCGTATAAATATAATAGGAAAGGTTACTTATACCCCCCGCATCCCGGCGGGTGCAGGAAAGACAGCTATTTCTGAACCGATAGATATAAGTGCGGTGACAGATAAAAATGAATATTATTATGAAGTGGCAGAGTTTTTGAATCTTATACAGGCCGGAGAACGCGAGTCGTCTATTAATAGCCATGACAATTCATTGATTACCCTGGAGATTATCGACGAGATACGGAGGCAGTTGGGGATTGTTTATCCGGCTGACAAGTAG
- a CDS encoding DUF3843 family protein encodes MKNTKIFPKDWLQLHPYKQSGPTDLYYTRIANQIHDIMLHTDLANSFDKEDVIQISMRMAAYFEDVISGLNIWHSFITEYKKQTGNYLPFYTVSDHYYDDEANLEDVRFLLWHYTQQYHGAKKGTFVNPDNPANEETGRLIYQLFCQEWTTAPENSKMQALFASETSYETAEEYEILLHWFHYDSYLFTDTKYNLSETIKEFWRQNPGNKENTEAIMTIHNSLAHIDRTAFLAYTSPKWLSLILPETHTAHAFFAEQAEQAENFIDPAIKEREESNKAAYDKFTAVADGKLLFYMKSKQEFIDFASQQLKLEESEYTPLANCIEFDKFAVYASPKEGLQLIVDGIEYIKDEQNPFYNEKKASEQALAFFIVKHCSMDLLKALEERGMLADAQTKSLYSPERGKEIIHGNWEFLAKYFIREV; translated from the coding sequence ATGAAGAACACAAAGATTTTCCCAAAAGACTGGCTGCAACTGCATCCATATAAACAATCCGGACCAACCGACCTTTATTATACCCGTATCGCCAATCAGATACACGATATAATGTTACATACCGATCTGGCAAACTCGTTCGACAAAGAAGATGTTATCCAGATCAGTATGCGTATGGCGGCTTATTTCGAGGATGTAATCTCCGGCCTCAACATATGGCATTCTTTCATCACGGAATATAAGAAACAGACAGGCAACTATCTCCCTTTCTATACCGTCAGTGACCATTATTACGATGACGAAGCTAACCTCGAAGATGTCCGTTTCCTACTCTGGCACTACACCCAGCAGTATCACGGAGCCAAGAAAGGAACTTTCGTCAATCCGGATAACCCGGCGAACGAAGAGACAGGCCGCCTGATCTACCAGCTATTCTGCCAGGAGTGGACTACCGCCCCGGAAAACAGTAAGATGCAGGCTTTATTCGCCTCGGAAACGTCCTATGAGACAGCGGAAGAATATGAAATATTATTGCACTGGTTCCATTACGATTCGTATTTATTCACGGACACGAAATATAACCTGAGCGAAACGATCAAGGAGTTTTGGCGTCAGAACCCGGGCAATAAGGAGAATACGGAGGCAATCATGACGATCCATAATTCTCTGGCCCATATTGATCGTACGGCATTCCTGGCTTATACTTCACCCAAATGGCTGTCACTCATCCTGCCGGAAACGCATACTGCTCACGCTTTCTTCGCTGAACAGGCAGAGCAAGCAGAAAACTTCATCGACCCGGCCATCAAGGAAAGGGAAGAAAGCAACAAGGCTGCCTACGACAAATTCACCGCAGTTGCCGACGGTAAGTTGTTATTCTATATGAAGAGCAAGCAGGAGTTCATCGATTTCGCCTCTCAGCAGTTGAAACTGGAAGAAAGCGAATATACTCCGTTGGCAAACTGCATCGAATTCGACAAGTTTGCCGTATATGCGTCTCCCAAAGAGGGCCTGCAATTAATTGTGGACGGTATCGAATACATCAAAGACGAACAGAATCCTTTCTACAATGAGAAAAAGGCATCCGAACAGGCACTTGCTTTCTTCATCGTTAAACATTGTAGCATGGACTTGCTGAAAGCCCTAGAAGAACGTGGTATGCTGGCAGATGCACAGACGAAGAGCCTGTACAGCCCGGAACGCGGAAAAGAGATTATTCATGGGAACTGGGAGTTCCTGGCGAAGTATTTTATAAGAGAGGTGTAA
- a CDS encoding TonB-dependent receptor, whose product MRNKREKRGLLMLVLLLFGSFLALTAQAQTGVICGTVTDAKFKEPLIGATVSIEGTTIGAITDIDGNFRIEKVQPDKYTLVASYVSYKTQNIKDVAVVAHQEAVVRIELSDADLQLQNVVVVAQRKLGTETAVLNTVRKSLPVVSGISAQQISKTQDSDAAEVLRRIPGITIVDDRFIVVRGLAQRYNNVWLNNATTPSSETDSRAFSFDVLPSSLIDNMMVYKSPSAELPADFSGGFVRLMTKNVPEGNTFNISYQLGFNTNATFRDFQLTKGHAIDYLGFGAGKRALPSGTPAHLNDVSTSDAAAFTRRVNTGWDISHFTALPEQKLTFTMNRLFNIGDWKIGNITNVNYSTGYDYYELKNNNYLSYDMTNDQSSYRYKYDDVQYKNTTKLGALFNWSFLKGNTKYEFRNFFNQRGSSSLTQRQGTDYYSEENIRKWESLYTGRTTYAGQLAGEHRWNDDVDKVDWTVGYAYAAYNEPDRKVVKSMERKQDGELMYYVSDPTRYYQDLKDNSFSLATNYEYIFTVSDLFKPTLNAGVYGEYKKRNFDARRFVYNLLGNGYNRFAEWDYSSIFSDENISADRIYMKESTNKSDSYTSDNLLGAGYVSAKLNYGEKLNANVGVRMEYYQLKLDGYESDGIKPVHLDQNSTEFFPSLNVAYSLTDKQQVRVAYGRSVNRPEFREVVPYVYYDFALDANITGNVDLKNAYTNSVDLRYELYPSPGETVTIGGFYKYFADPIEQTYREAGSGLQYTYHNADHAKAFGVEVDIKKHLDFIGLKDLSFVFNGAYIHSKVYFPEGSFERDRAMQGQSPYLINTGLFYQNDTKGLSASVLYNRIGKRIETVGVPAQNPNDDIPDIYEMPRNSLDLSFSKKLGNYVELKAGVKDLLNSKIEYKQFLELTDAAGAKREVEQLVRSYRPGVTVNVGVSVKF is encoded by the coding sequence ATGAGAAATAAGCGTGAAAAGAGAGGGCTGTTGATGCTGGTCCTCCTGCTGTTCGGAAGTTTTCTTGCGCTGACGGCCCAGGCACAGACAGGCGTTATCTGCGGGACTGTAACGGATGCTAAATTTAAAGAACCATTGATCGGGGCAACCGTATCCATTGAAGGAACGACAATCGGAGCCATAACGGATATAGACGGAAATTTCCGTATTGAAAAAGTACAGCCGGATAAGTATACGCTGGTTGCATCTTACGTATCTTATAAAACGCAAAATATAAAAGATGTGGCGGTAGTAGCCCATCAGGAAGCAGTCGTACGCATCGAACTGTCGGATGCCGATCTCCAACTGCAAAACGTGGTGGTAGTCGCCCAGCGGAAACTGGGGACGGAGACTGCCGTATTGAACACAGTCCGCAAAAGTCTTCCCGTCGTAAGCGGAATATCCGCCCAGCAGATCAGCAAGACGCAGGACAGCGATGCTGCCGAGGTACTTCGTCGTATTCCCGGTATCACGATCGTGGATGACCGTTTCATTGTGGTTCGCGGCTTGGCGCAGCGTTATAATAATGTCTGGCTGAACAATGCCACCACCCCGTCGAGTGAGACGGATAGCCGTGCCTTTTCCTTCGATGTATTGCCTTCGTCGCTGATCGATAATATGATGGTCTATAAAAGTCCGTCGGCTGAACTGCCTGCCGATTTCTCAGGTGGTTTCGTACGATTGATGACGAAGAATGTCCCAGAGGGAAATACTTTCAATATCTCTTACCAACTGGGCTTTAATACGAATGCTACTTTCCGTGATTTCCAGTTGACGAAAGGACATGCGATCGACTATCTGGGTTTCGGTGCCGGTAAACGTGCGCTGCCTTCCGGTACGCCTGCCCACCTGAACGATGTAAGCACTTCGGATGCCGCCGCCTTTACCCGCCGGGTGAATACGGGCTGGGACATCAGCCATTTCACCGCACTGCCGGAACAGAAGCTGACCTTTACCATGAACCGCCTGTTCAATATCGGCGATTGGAAGATCGGAAATATCACTAACGTGAATTATAGTACGGGATACGATTATTACGAACTGAAGAACAACAACTACCTCTCGTATGATATGACGAACGACCAGTCGTCTTACCGTTATAAATACGACGATGTGCAATATAAGAATACGACTAAGCTGGGCGCTTTGTTCAATTGGTCTTTCCTGAAAGGGAACACGAAATATGAGTTCCGTAACTTCTTTAATCAGCGCGGTTCGTCTTCCCTGACGCAACGCCAGGGTACGGACTATTATTCGGAAGAAAATATCCGCAAATGGGAATCGCTCTACACCGGACGTACTACCTATGCCGGTCAGCTGGCCGGTGAGCACCGTTGGAACGACGACGTCGACAAGGTAGACTGGACGGTCGGTTATGCCTATGCCGCCTACAATGAACCCGACCGCAAAGTGGTGAAGTCGATGGAACGCAAACAGGACGGCGAACTGATGTATTACGTATCCGACCCCACCCGTTACTATCAGGATCTGAAGGATAACAGCTTTTCCCTGGCAACCAACTACGAGTATATCTTTACCGTGTCCGATCTGTTCAAACCGACCTTGAATGCCGGTGTATACGGTGAATATAAGAAACGTAATTTCGATGCCCGTCGTTTTGTCTACAACCTGCTGGGTAACGGTTACAACCGCTTTGCCGAATGGGATTACAGTTCGATCTTCTCGGACGAGAATATCTCTGCCGACCGTATTTATATGAAAGAGAGTACAAACAAAAGCGACTCTTATACCTCCGATAATCTGTTGGGAGCGGGGTATGTGTCTGCGAAGCTGAATTACGGGGAGAAATTGAATGCAAATGTCGGTGTCCGTATGGAGTACTACCAGTTGAAGCTGGACGGTTACGAGTCGGATGGCATTAAACCGGTGCACCTCGACCAGAATTCGACCGAGTTCTTCCCTTCCCTGAATGTGGCTTACAGCCTGACGGACAAGCAGCAGGTGAGGGTGGCGTATGGTCGCTCGGTGAACCGTCCCGAGTTTCGCGAGGTAGTCCCCTATGTGTATTACGACTTTGCTCTCGATGCCAATATCACCGGAAATGTAGATTTGAAGAATGCGTATACCAATAGTGTGGATCTGCGTTACGAGCTGTATCCTTCCCCGGGCGAGACGGTGACGATAGGCGGTTTCTATAAATACTTTGCCGATCCGATCGAGCAGACCTACCGTGAGGCGGGTTCGGGTTTGCAGTATACCTATCACAATGCCGATCATGCCAAAGCGTTCGGAGTGGAAGTGGATATTAAGAAGCACCTGGACTTTATCGGGCTGAAAGACCTGAGCTTCGTGTTCAACGGTGCTTATATCCATAGTAAGGTCTATTTCCCTGAAGGTTCTTTCGAACGCGACCGGGCTATGCAGGGACAGTCGCCTTACCTGATCAACACAGGGCTTTTCTATCAGAATGACACGAAAGGGTTGTCGGCCTCGGTTCTCTACAACCGGATCGGCAAGCGTATCGAAACGGTGGGTGTACCGGCGCAGAACCCGAACGACGATATCCCCGATATCTATGAGATGCCTCGCAACTCGCTGGACCTGAGTTTCTCGAAGAAGCTGGGTAACTATGTGGAACTGAAAGCCGGTGTCAAAGACCTGTTGAACTCGAAGATCGAGTATAAACAATTCCTGGAGCTGACAGATGCAGCCGGAGCGAAACGCGAAGTGGAACAGTTGGTCCGCAGCTACCGCCCGGGAGTGACGGTCAACGTGGGAGTATCCGTTAAGTTTTAA